The sequence AGTAAGGATAGACtatctgtaattattttttaattattaatggTTTTGTTAGATCCTTTCACTTTTACATTACATTTCTGTTAATGTAAGTTAAATCAAAATGTACTTCAGTTTCCAAGCTGTTCCCCaatgtatttttcattctttcataacATTACTTCAGATTTCTATGAGGTGTCTGTGAAAGAGCTTGCCTTTCAGGAGTCACCCTCACCATGCTAATAGATTCAGGTACTGTTCAGTTTTACAAATTCACTGGCCATAGCATTGATTGCAGCAAATTTTAAATTCACCATGGTAGACAGTGCCAGAGACTTGATAGGTGCAAAAGTCATTTGATCTTAGCCAGCATCTTTaaacccaatacaggagcatctaCTTTATTTAGTGCCTCCAGATGAGAAGTCTTTTAGTGCTTTATAGATATGAAGATTCTCTGTCAGTTAGGAGctaaaggagaggagaaaatgagTGAGTTTGGAAGGAACAGATGTCAGAGGAAGAAACAAGTATCCAGGGTTTGTGGTCCAGCTAAGTACCTTGAAGAGTAGTTCAGTCAGAACAAATACTTAGTACTTAGTCATTAGGAATATAATGacactcaaggaaaaaaaaaaaaaaaaaaaaaaagaacttccctggagaatagaaaaaaaatcaccttttaaTCAATTTTTCCATCACCAGCAAAATGATACTTTTGAGGCACACTATTCCCTCAGAGAAATAGTTCTGGTTTGGATTTACTAAGAGGCCTGGTTTCAGATGGAGAATGAAACAACTCACACAAACTCAAATAATAGCCCTAGTgagcaaaaagacaaagaagagagaatgggtgaaatttaaaacaaatttgaagtaTACATAGCCCCGGGAATTCTGGTACCCTTACAGTTGGTGgtgtttgaaaaaaacaaaacaaacaaacaaacaaacaaaaaggttaCTAAATCAGCTCTGAGGAGTGGCAGGAGGTGGGAGCCCCTCGAAGGGCAGAATTCCTGGCATGAGGTGGAGGGCAGTGAACCTCAGGGAACCCGACTTCGAGCAGCCAGATCTTAGCCAAAAGTGGATAGTTAACATACACTGCACCGAACACAAAAGCTACTAAAAATGACTGGATAAATTATGCAGAGGGATTTCTGGATTTCTTTCAAGTAATTAAGTTTCGatttcttgcatttattttagTTCCAGGAAGCGCAAGGCGCCATGGATTGCAAAAGTCTTCATTGATTGTTCCAATGCTTTAAGTTTGATTTCGTGACTGGACTTAACTTTGAAAAGAGGTAAACACGCGGACCAAGGAAGCTCACTGCGACGAAAAATAACAGTTCGTTGGGACAAGCAGACACGGGGTGCCTGCTTCTGCACAGAACGCAGAGGTCCGCCCCCTCCCCCAAATGGTGCGCTGGAAGaagaggggaaaaagagaaacGTGTGCGTGTCTGAATGGGTGTGCGTTAGTGTCAGCACGTGTGTGTCTGCGTGCCTGCATGGGtgagcgcgcgcgcgcgcacgtatatgtgtgtgtgtgtgtgtgtgtgtgtgtgtgtctgcataaaTGTGTGAATTTGAGCCCCTGTGCTCTGGAAGAGTGCAGAGTTAGGTGCCGAGGAGTTGAATCCTTCCCCGGGGCAGATTTTAGTTTCCTGGAACCTACTGTGTTTGCTTCAAAGGTTAGTCGATGCCAGTGGGTCCAATCAGCTGTCCCTGCATGTGAGTTCCTGGCCACAATCAGCCTTAGCAAACCCACCAGACGGAATTGAGAGGGCGTCTAGGAACCTCTAAGGCATCCGGCCAGCCTGGGCTGGCTGCGTCCTGCGTCCTCCTCCTCCCAGTCTACTTTCCTTGAAACTGAGCTCTGCTTTCTTTCCTCCACCGGGAAAAGGGGAACCGTTGCTTTCTCTTCTACCTTGTCTCCCTTCATTCTCCTGTCTTCTGCCGGGCTGCTTTCCTCTGTTCAGCATTACCTAGAGAGAGCCACACGTGGCTTGCTCTGCCACTACAGGCCCCTAGTCTAGGCCAAGTCTCTCCCAACCTCCAGAGTATGCTCTCTGGAGTGCCGATAGCTTTTGCTTTTgtcccctcttcctccctgaatccTACTTGGCTTTGATGGGAGGGAAAGAGGTTGTGAGTCTTTATTTCGTTCTAGAAGGGCCTGGAAACTACTGGATGCAGAGATTTCTTGTGACACCCGCTGACTATTTGCATTGGAAGGTTAGGAGAGAGAGCCGGAAAGGCACTGAAAGGAGGCGGTTACCCTTCGGCATAGGGGGTGCCTGGCATCTTTGGGCGAGAGAGCGACTCCTTTAACGTAGGAGAGGGGGACTTGGGGCTCACGAGGAGCCAGTGACAGGGTAGTAGTGAACATACTCAgaagagaaaagatatttgaacAAAACGCAGCCATCACTCCTCAAACATAAATCCCTATCTCAATACTGAAGCCCCATAGCGCCCTCCTTCACCTGAACTTTGCTCTGTAGCGACATCCCTGGGGGCTTCCAGAAGTTTGTTTCAGGGATAATTCCCtcttgtgtcttcttttttctgcCTGTAACAGTAGAAGTCAGGGAAGAGTTTAATCTAcgcgccccccacccccaccccaaactcTTCTGCCTCAAGCCAGGAGTCCAGAGAGAGCTCAGGGCGTTCATCTTCTATTCAGAATCTGAAGCAGATTGGCTGATTTTGAAATCCGTACAAAAACAGATGGGGGAAATCCCTCCTTTCCGAAACTCTTTCTTCCACAAACCACTTTCTCCCTGAGATCGAAATGGTGAGCGAATAGGGCCAGATCTGTcttttcagaaatcttccttgTAGTCCAATTCAATTCTGtttgaaatacaaagaaatcacaCTGCCCTTAAtagattaaaatttaataaaagacatTAGGTCCGGTAAAATATGAATGCactacttaaaattttaatagtaaaTTAGGACCCAGATACAAGGAGGAGACAGTGATTTCTCCCCTTGGGATCGCTTCAGGCGCAGGCTGATTTTCTAGTGGGGGGCGCCTATTGCAGGGACCCTTTGTCCAGAAGCCTGAGGGGAATCTCCAGCTACTCCTCCTCACCCAGGGGTGGGGGATGGTGAGGGGGGCTGTTCACATCTGTCTGCATCTGCCAGAGGACTGGACAGAAGTTATTGTCAAACAAAGAGGCTTGGCGAGAAGAAAGGAGCGCCTCCTGTAGGCACACAGTTGATCCATTTTCCATCTTGCTgcttaaaaaatcaaatgtttattttccttttactagGTAGGTCTGTAGGTGTGCAGATGCACAAGTGTGAATAGGGGCTTGGGCATAGGTATGTTGAGGTCGTAGGAAGCAGGTTTCAAATTTTGGGTCATTTGCCTCCACCCCTTGGGTTTATTGCCAACTTTCCAATTGTTTAGATAGCTCCTGCTATCGGCGGGGCTGGAGTCTTTTTTCCTCGCATAGAGGCTTCCACACTCGCTGGAGCACTTTGCAGCAATGCCTCTGGGCAAAACCGAAATGGGTTTTATTGATATCACCGCAACGACGTTGGTATTCTGGACACTCCTGAAAGGAGAGACTGCAAGATTGCAAGTCTTGGTTGATGAAGGAACAATTGCTTTTTCCCTCTAATGCAACACAATCACTGTTCATTTTTCACTTTGAGTGGGAAATGGAGAAGTCTAACTCTATgacttgacttttaaaaaatgtatgtgtttTCTAGGAGGAAGGAAATCCAGGTAAATAAACTCTTGAATTGCTCTACGACCACATATTAATTTACTTCAACTTGATAATTTGAAAACAcagccttcctttttttcttgtccGGAATTAGGGATATCACTGAGAAATATCAGAGAGATAAAAATgttatgttaaacattttttaaaatgatatatgaaTTTCAGTTACCAGGAAAATATTCTCATGGGAGTTTTCTTGCTTAAAATAGTTTTGGTCAATAAATTCCGTATCAAACAAAGTTTGTCCAGTCATGTCAACAGTGTCCCTCTCTATTTCATGAATTTATTATGGTACCTTATTTACCATATGAAGTGGTGACAAGTGTTTAGCATTTTGGAGATCAGTTGTCAGTTACTATTAAAATCAAGATTAATTCATATTAACGATATGCATTTCTCAATACTCCCAGGTGACAACATACATTAAAACAACTACTGCAAGTAATTAAGCTCAATGaagggggaggggacagagagagGTTCAAAATACCCCAAATATTTGATTTTCAATTCAAGTTCAGCAGACTGTTGCCACAATAATGCTTGGGAAACTCCTCAGGGTTGCTTTTTACTTTACATCTAATTAGGTACCTAATGAAAGAGAAGAATTTTTTCCCCATGTGGtttttctccttgatttttttgtgccttttttaaaacacataaacaCACTATTTAGGAGTGGCCATACCCAAAAGTTTCTCATGTGATTCACTTGCTGTAATAATCTGGGGAAATTGGAAAGAAGAGGACGTTTGTCTTCCGGTTATTTTCCATCTTCACTCTCACTTTGGCCCTTTGGCCTTTATCGAGTATCCATAGAAAACAcacccaaaatatttttatggattttttatTAGGCTTTAAAGATGCTCAACAGTTAATACTAATTAGACCATCCAAAGCCTTTTGAAGATTAAGCAAATTGGACAACCCTTGTTAATTAGAACATAATTTGAAGTTTGAAATTATATCACTGATGAAGTAGTCTAATTAGTATGACGATATGTTAATGGACCAGTGAGACATAGTGCCGGTAGAGTTGGCATGAACCTCTTCACGGCTTGCAGGAAATCCTCCCTCCTATACCGACATTAATAAAAGATTTCTATAGACTTCAGCCTTTCCACGATGACATACAATTTATAGTACACACAATGCATTAGCTCATAGCACTGCTCAATTTTTTCACTATTATGAAAACTAATAAATTCGTCAAGCTGAATTAAGCATACAAATCAGATGAGGCATAGCAGATTACACAGTGAAGCGCGGTGTCTCCCGAGCCTAAATGAAATTTCAATCTAATAATTCCTTCCTGGCCCAGTCATAATTTGTTTAGAGATGTTGTTCTACTTCTTTCAAAGCGCTATTCGCACTATAATTAAATGATACTCAAGCTTTtaactttgatttatttcatttcttgaaGCTTGAGACAGTGAGAGCTGTacaatgtcattttttttgtttccttgaaaATTACTCTGGCTGTTGTTGAGGCAGAAATTAAACACCTAAGCACTTACTTGAACTGTCCGGCACAAGCCACATTCATTCACTTCAAcactcccctctccctgccccatgTCCAGGTTTATCTGAGCTCACACCCGGGAACACTGCTGCTAGGAATCCCCTTCGGCTACTATTTATTATTTCCCCCCACACAGGGGAAGAGAAAGGCAAGCCCGGGAGGATCCAGGGAAAGCGGAAGGGAATTAAGGACCATGGACAGAGCCTGTCGCGCGCTTGTTGCTGCCGCCTTCCCCAGCACTCTGGCGACTCCTGAGGACAGTGGTCCCATCTTGAACCCCCTATTCTGCCCGGTTGAGGTCAGGGGTGGAGAGGCGGTCCCCTACTCTCCACCGCCGCTTCCGGGAGCTGACCACCCGAGGGTTCCCCTTTTCCACTCTCCTTCCCACTCTGTTTTTGTCCCAGCGCTCGCCAGCGCCTCTCAGGCCTGCCGCCTGCTCTCGCACCTGCTCGCCTTCCCCAGGCGCCCAGTGCCTGCACCTGCTCCCGGTCAACCCCGGTCCGGATTGGGCCACCCGCGGGTTCCTGCGTCGGGGTCGTGGGGCCTTCTCACCCTCGCCTGCACCCTGCTCCTTCCGCTCTCTAGGGAGGTGACAGAAGCCCCCAACACCGCGGGAAGTAGAGAGAAAATGGGATccagaaggagagggaggaagcagtgtgtgtgtgtgtgtgtgtgtgtgtgtgtgtgtgtgtcagagagagagaggttatCTCCTTTTGCAACTGGAACTAAGAGTGTGTGTCCATCTCTAGGAAAAGTGGTCTGCAATGGGACTGGGACAGAAGTAGGAGTGAAGTGTCAGCTAAAAATAGGCTCCGCACGGAGAGGCTGTGGAAATGAAGATAAGTGGGGCTTGTGCCAGCCCGAgggtgtttatgtgtgtgtgtgtgtgtgtgtgtgtgtgtgttgtggggtgtATTCAGCAGCACATGCGCTGTGTAATTTCTGaccttccctctccctctgtcaGTTGCCCCTTCTTCCTTTGATTGTGGCTAATGAAGAATAATAAATCCAGGGGCAGGGTTTGTCAGTGGATCCTTCCAAGACTCAACTCACACTGTACTGGatacagggaggaggaggagaaaagggggGCAAGaggagcgtgtgtgtgtgcctgtgtgtatgtgtgtgtctgtgtgttgtgtgggggGGAGACACGGGGAGGGGGAGGAGTCGCATGCGCACAGACGACCCGAGCCTGCTCCGCCGCTGTCCAATCCGCTGAGAGCTGCGAGAAATCGAGTGAGAGAAAGCCCTGCAGCCCCTGCGACCCCATGTCTCTTTGGCACCAGGCACCCGCCAGACCGTGGGGTGCTCGTAACAGAGCGCCGACCTCCGCTCGTATTGGGGCGGGAGCTCAGAGCGGCGCGCAGGACCAGGGTTGGCCGCAGAGTCTGTGTTCTCAGCGGTGGCCGGGAACCTGGGATCAGGGTCACCTGAGCTGACGGGGTGGGGGCGGGCCGAGTGGGGTTGGAAGCCTGGAACTTAGTGGTAAGCAGGAGGCGTGGGAGGAGGCAGCCAGGTAAGAGGCACTCGCAGTAGTCCAGGGAAAACCCTACCCAACGCTGGCTTGGGCCGCAACTTTATTTGGGAGTTTCTTTTTCCGGTGAGACAGAGACCCGGCAGAAGAAGCGGGAGGGGCTGGAGGCTGGTCCTTAGATAGGCACTGCCTGGCGACTGGAGCGCGGACCTGGCCACTTGGGTGGGGTTGAGTGGGGGCGCGATTGTGAGTAGCAGCCGCCGGACGCTGCAAAGGGCGGCTGCAACAGAGCGCCGGCGGGGGCAGAAAAGGGGCGGCGGAGGGCGCGGTGGGGGAGCGCGAGGCGAGTGCGGGGAGAGCAGAAAGGACTCAAGCCTGAGGGGAGTAGAGAGGGAGAAGGGGCAACGCGAGAAAACTAGCAGGAGCCGGCGTTTCCTGGCAAGGGAGGGTGGAGGCGCGCGGGAGAGAGGGAGGGCGGGGGGCGCGGGGGTAGGCGCGGGGAGAGAGGAGTATAACTCGCCGGCCGCGAGGAGCGGGGGCAGTTTCGGGCGCCGAGGTCTGCAGCCAGCGGCAAACGGAGTCAGGCATCGGTTCAGACTGACAGCAGAGGCGGCGAAGGAGTGCGTAGCGGAGACCAGGGGTGCGGAGCCCGGAGGCGGCGGCGGGTGAGCGCAACTTCGCACGGCCCTTCCCAGCTCCAACCCCGGCCCAGCACTTCTCGGAGGGTCCCGGCAGTCGGGGCCAGGGAGTGCCTCTACGGACGAGCGCCCCGGCGGGcgagaagatgatgatgatgtccCTGAACAGCAAGCAGGCGTTTAGCATGCCGCACGGCGGCAGCCTGCACGTGGAGCCCAAGTACTCGGCACTGCACAGCACCTCGCCGGGCTCCACGGCTCCCACTGCGCCCTCGGCCAGCTCCCCTAGCAGCTCGAGCAACGCTGGTGGCGgtggaggcggcggcggcggcggcggaggccGGAACAGCAGctccagcagcagtggcagcagcggTAGCGGCGGCGGGGGCTCGGAGGCTATGCGAAGAGCCTGTCTTCCAACCCCACCGGTGCGTATTTCTGCATAATCACCGCTTAAAGGCACATTTTGACAGCCCCCTTTATCTGCTTGATGTTTTTTTCATGTCTGCACAGCAAATCACCCCACACCTCCAACCAAttttcccccctctctctcttaaGTATTCAGTGGGTCTTGcctttcatattaatttttatgaCCTGGGATGTTGCCTTTGcgcgtgttgtgttgtgttgtgtttcgTTGTGTCTACAGGCtcactttcctcctcctcctgcactCTCGGCTTCTTTCGGtggcttctctctttttctcttcacctcctggtttcaggattattattattattattattattattattaattattttaacgATCTGGGAATGTTGTAGGCGCGGCGGCGGTGTCGAGCCCTGGGCCTGGGCTTCCGGAGAGAGCGCGTACAATTCCCTGCTGAGCGTAATGTGTGCCTTCTACTTGCAATTGCAGAGCAATATATTCGGTGGGCTGGATGAGAGTCTGCTGGCCCGCGCCGAGGCTCTGGCAGCCGTGGACATCGTTTCCCAGAGCAagagccaccaccaccatccgCCCCACCACAGCCCTTTCAAACCGGACGCCACCTACCACACTATGAACACCATCCCGTGCACGTCGGCCGCCTCTTCTTCGTCGGTGCCCATCTCGCACCCTTCCGCGCtggcaggcacgcaccaccaccaccaccatcaccaccatcaccaccaccaaccgCACCAGGCGCTGGAGGGCGAGCTGCTGGAGCACCTGAGTCCCGGGCTGGCCCTGGGCGCTATGGCGGGCCCGGACGGCGCTGTGGTGTCCACGCCGGCTCACGCGCCGCACATGGCCACCATGAACCCCATGCACCAAGCAGCGCTCAGCATGGCCCACGCGCACGGGCTGCCGTCGCACATGGGCTGCATGAGCGACGTGGACGCCGACCCGCGGGACCTGGAGGCATTCGCCGAGCGCTTCAAGCAGCGACGCATCAAGCTGGGGGTGACCCAGGCAGATGTGGGCTCCGCGCTGGCCAACCTCAAGATCCCCGGCGTGGGCTCGCTTAGCCAGAGCACCATCTGCAGGTTCGAGTCCCTCACACTGTCGCACAATAACATGATCGCGCTCAAACCCATCCTGCAGGCATGGCTCGAGGAGGCCGAGAAGTCCCACCGCGAGAAGCTCACCAAGCCTGAGCTCTTCAATGGCGCGGAGAAGAAGCGCAAGCGCACGTCCATCGCTGCGCCAGAGAAGCGCTCGCTCGAAGCCTACTTTGCCATTCAGCCTCGGCCCTCCTCTGAAAAGATCGCCGCCATCGCGGAGAAGCTGGACCTGAAGAAAAACGTGGTGCGCGTCTGGTTCTGcaaccagaggcagaaacagaaaagaatgaaatattccGCCGGCATTTAGAAGACTCTTGGCCTCTCCAGAGACGCCCGTCTCTTGTCCCCCCTTTTCTcaccttctctctcctgcctcttttCACTTTTGGCGACCAGAAACAATTCCAGTAAATGTGAATCTCGACAAATCGAGGACTGAAGAGGAAGCGAACAAGCGAACAACTGAGCCCAAGCCGGTGAGAATGTAAGACAGTTTCTCAAAGGAAAGAATAACAAAAGATGGCATTTGTCTGTTGTAGCAAAGTTGTACCTTTGAACCCCACCTCGGATCCTTCAGAGGAAATGTGGAGATGGCTGTTTGCAGGAAGGCAGACGAGACAGCCTTTAAAAAGTCCACAAGAATGATCAAGtaagatttgtttttattcttacaGACATCACCCCTGTTCAAGTTGAAAAGTACACTTTGCAactatttttcagaaatagaaattgATTCAGGACTAAAACTTTAAACTAGAGTTGATGCTCAATGTGATAGAGACATCTCTaaagtattttgaattttaaaaaaagatggcaGATTTTCTGCATTTAcactgtatattatatatatatttttattgtggttcttaccccctttttccttctctgaagTGTTAATGCTTAAGAAAAGAGTTGCGCCTGCTGTGTCCACTGATCTTGAAAGCTATTATTGGTTATTGCAGAACAACCCTCTctgtaaattattaatttatctcTCTAGCAACTTAATTTTGTGCACATTCTAATTAATTAAACTTCTTTCGTCTAAAAAAAGTGGGGGAAATGTATAGCTAGTAACATTCAAAAAATTTTGTTTGATGAGTTTACCGAATTTTTACAGCTTTCCTCCTATACTGTGTTCCTTTTGACCCATTTGTATATTCTCACTTGAATgaagattgtttttttctttgtttttactggTAGTGTTCTGATTTGTGAGTAGACACTCAGTAATGGATGTCTTAATCGTGTAGACCTGATTCACTGTCTGAAGTATTGTTTACTTCGTTACATATTTAATG is a genomic window of Macaca mulatta isolate MMU2019108-1 chromosome 5, T2T-MMU8v2.0, whole genome shotgun sequence containing:
- the POU4F2 gene encoding POU domain, class 4, transcription factor 2 isoform X1, encoding MMMMSLNSKQAFSMPHGGSLHVEPKYSALHSTSPGSTAPTAPSASSPSSSSNAGGGGGGGGGGGGRNSSSSSSGSSGSGGGGSEAMRRACLPTPPSNIFGGLDESLLARAEALAAVDIVSQSKSHHHHPPHHSPFKPDATYHTMNTIPCTSAASSSSVPISHPSALAGTHHHHHHHHHHHHQPHQALEGELLEHLSPGLALGAMAGPDGAVVSTPAHAPHMATMNPMHQAALSMAHAHGLPSHMGCMSDVDADPRDLEAFAERFKQRRIKLGVTQADVGSALANLKIPGVGSLSQSTICRFESLTLSHNNMIALKPILQAWLEEAEKSHREKLTKPELFNGAEKKRKRTSIAAPEKRSLEAYFAIQPRPSSEKIAAIAEKLDLKKNVVRVWFCNQRQKQKRMKYSAGI
- the POU4F2 gene encoding POU domain, class 4, transcription factor 2 isoform X2, whose translation is MMSLNSKQAFSMPHGGSLHVEPKYSALHSGSEAMRRACLPTPQLQSNIFGGLDESLLARAEALAAVDIVSQSKSHHHHPPHHSPFKPDATYHTMNTIPCTSAASSSSVPISHPSALAGTHHHHHHHHHHHHQPHQALEGELLEHLSPGLALGAMAGPDGAVVSTPAHAPHMATMNPMHQAALSMAHAHGLPSHMGCMSDVDADPRDLEAFAERFKQRRIKLGVTQADVGSALANLKIPGVGSLSQSTICRFESLTLSHNNMIALKPILQAWLEEAEKSHREKLTKPELFNGAEKKRKRTSIAAPEKRSLEAYFAIQPRPSSEKIAAIAEKLDLKKNVVRVWFCNQRQKQKRMKYSAGI